The following is a genomic window from Branchiostoma lanceolatum isolate klBraLanc5 chromosome 10, klBraLanc5.hap2, whole genome shotgun sequence.
TAGGAAGCTGATAAGGGTGCGTTGCTACTTTGAATTTAACGCCTTTCCattatgtgtattttctttacaAGTACAACGTAACGATGCATTCCAACGTAAGCTTAGCTGACATAAAACCGATATTCTGCCAGTATGATTTATCAGAGATATAGCTTCACAAAACACTGCATTTCCTGACGCAGATTTCTATCTATAATAAACAATCAAACGTTGGCATCGGAACTGTTGATTCTCCTTCAGGCGAGGCAAAAGCAGATTGACAGGCAAATCATGCAACATGACCTCCTGTCTAAAGATGGCGGCGTCAAGGTCAATAAGATCAAGCTGATAGTCTGTGGGGACGAAGCAACGGGGAAGTCTACTCTGATTGGTTCACTCTGTCGGGTAAGGTTACGTCACTACTTCCTTATATGGAAGTTGGAGCAAATTGTTAATGCAGATATACATAACAGTTATGTTTGTGTAAAGAAAATCGACTAATTCATGTTGCATTGTCTTAAACCGTAAACGAATTACCTTTTCAAATGATTGTGGGtgattttcttcaaaatgtatttgttttccGAAAAGACGTCAATTTTCTTAAAACGTTTCTCTAAATTGCTGAAGCATCAACTCAAATTAATTTTGTCTTATTTTCTGTATCCAGACGGGAATTAAAGCTGCGTTTACTAGAGAAAAACACAAGCAGCCAGAAACAAACGCTCGCAACCCAACGGCCGGGGTTGACGTAGGGAACTTGACCGTGCCGAATGCGGGAGAGTTCGCCATCTTTGACTTCGCCGGACAAGCTGAGTACTACGTCACTCACGCCATGCTGATGCACGCCAAACTTGGGGTCTACgtcacagtctacaacataacTGATGACGTCGAAACTCAGACTCAACAGGTATATTGGATGATCTTCCTTCGTCATACGTAGAAACTGAATCagtttgtcatacatgtaggttactgGTGCACCAGTACTACCGATGGAATACCTCCTTTTAAAGAGTACGCACGCGCAGCAAAATGCATTGTGGATGATAATTATTCATTTATCGGGTTAATATGTCAGAAAGGAAGGCCCCTGGGAGGttaacaaaacacgtctggtcATGTATTAAGTATGGTCTAGACGAGAACTGTTCacacctttgacatattgcccacaatgcatctcgcgACGCATGCGCACTCACAACCATGAAGTTCCTGTGGTTGCACGGCTTGGTTGTGGTctgggaaggattttaacttaacagtTTTTGTTAGTGATAAACTGAAATCCCATGACAAAGTCTAGTACTGATACTGTATTACTTTTTCAGTCGCAGAGGTGGCTTCGGATGATCAAAGCAGGCAACGCAGATCCGAGCTTCACCCCAAAAGTTGTCCTGGTCGGTAGTCATGGAGACAAGATTGACAAACAGAAAGGTGAGGGATTCTTAGACTAAAGAAGACAGGATCGAAGAAAGCCTTAGGGGTTTTTAAACTTTAACTAGTATGAAACAGGCATTTCtgaaaaatagacaaatttGTTTATTGCTGCAGCTCGAATAGAGAAAAGCTGATTTTCAACGTCGCAGTGTTTTCTTTCAATGTAAATTAACACAGATTTATGTcgttttaaccctcaaaccactgtatggggtcaaaattgatgtaaatatgtatatattatgtaatgttatgttatgtgttcCAATGTAATCTGTCTGTTCAACATgatgtgactccaggaagagtagtgcagTACACTACGgtgtactcactaatggagtcgttttaccaataaaccaataaactgACCCCTGGCGTATATCAACATAtggcattttgacatttcgagtcaaaaacaaaattccttctatgagtttgtttgtatatatgtcttacaacttctcacaagtttttacggTGATTGGCGCATtattgattaagttatcctagaaagtgtacgcgtggtccagtggggtcaaaactgaccccagcaaaatctgcactcatattccctattgtttgatacttgtcatctagtaacatgtatgataagggttattatgataatagttacaaaatatacttttgtagaaatgtgaaaaaaacaaattttttaaatgtacgtcaagattaatgacgttgcgacgtattatgacgtcatttatgtgattttattcacgaaaaccaacaaattgggtatttccatataattcaaaggtacacgataaaacttaaatagaaattatgtatgataaatcataatatatacaaagacgttatttgtagatggcaacaggaacgacgtcgaaatgacgtcataaaatttatatccatatcaagttacactagcaaaatccgccatcttggttccgccatcttgaattattttaaatgcattttttcatcatataacctaataacacaataaaaatggaccaaaacgtttatattaagattgtttctgtttgaataaacatggtaatgatgaaatttgagtttgaaatagccggttatagctaatctaattatatcgtccgctatcttagattttgaccgatgacgtaatcaaatatgcataaattatgaatattagatcataaaagtgatagtgaattaaattggttggtattgatgtaaaaaaataagtgcagtttaaaaagacagccctaaaattagcgactttttccaaatatggctttaagaaaccggttgccatagcaacatggaaacattgattagatatttcattaaattaaaattgttgccaacgaaattttagcaaaggtgaccaagtttggttgttctagcgtaagacattcagatgctatatgacatcaagtgttggtgcaggcctcaaaagagctcgcttgtctgaatagcgttagttgcaaaagacgatgttccctatttttgcataaatcatgataatgagcagaaattattcacaccttatcatgtcaaactgtctcttatagattacttaaactatacatatatacaaaccacaaaaatagtcaccaataaagctatatttgcagataacattgtggggtcagttttgaccccatacggtaagattagtcgtaaaaaagttacggtggtttgagggttaacgtCGTAGGGTATGCATTTGATGTAATCCATACGCTATTTCAGACACCTTTCAATCATGTACAGCTGCCATTTGCTAATAAAGTCATCTTATCTTTAAAAAAGATTAAGTTGGCGCCAAGAACCAAAGCTCATTTATTATTGTTACAAACGCTAATTCCTGACAGCCGGCACTTATAAtattacaaatacaaatgtacgtcCGAAGTTAGGTACCCCATTGTTATAACGCTATGGATACACCATAGGTATGTCGAGGGCCGCTGCTCTGCTGAGGTCCATGAGGGAACAGTTCCGGCACCAACTGGACATCTCCACAGAGGCCTTCGTGTTGGACTGCGAAGTGTCTCAGTCGTCTGACATGGACAGGCTCAGAAAACACCTGGCGTTCCTTAAACAGGAAGTCTTGAAGGTAAGTCTTATCATCATTTGAAGGCGCCGCGTGTGGCTGTCTCGTAAAGTTAAACGGTCCTCGCCATTTcaaacggtcgtcgccatttgaaacggtcgtcgccataTCGCTGACCGGTCGCTACCATATCTATACGTTTCATAACATTGGAGGGCTGACAAGAAGCAAAAACGTATATAACATAGTATTTCAATTATAAATGTACGGCAGTGTTGTAAATAATATCTTTTAATTATGGAAAAAAGAAAGTGCGCCACCGAGTCAAAAAACCGAGGCGAAACCGAGTCAAAAAGCCTAAATCCTAATCTAGGCCAAAAACATCACGGTGTGAACAGTGCTATCAAACTTAACACACATGCTAATGTACGTACGTAAAAAAGGTAACAACCGTTTCCAAACGCGACGATCGTTTAGGAGACGGAATTGGCGAAAGCGCATTGCGATAAACCGATACTAGTAGGTTTTTGCCACACGGACGCGTAATTTGATGCGATTCCTTTGAAGTTGAATAGGAACCAACGTAAGTACACTACAGTTTGCATCCTGGACAGAGAGATTAGATTTAGCAAGCCAACACTTCCGTAAGCACTCGTGAATCTTCCTACAACTCTAGGACCAGCCGGAGTTGCCGAAGCTGTGCTCTGAGATCGTGAGGAAAGTACCGGGCTGGTGCAAGAACAACCTCGGGGGCGGTGCGCCCGTCCTCCGCTGGGCGGAGTATGTGCAAGCCGTCAAGGAGATCGATCCCCTCGTGAAGGAAGATTTCCTCCTCAAGTCGACAGAGTATCTCAACGACATTGCTGAAGTAAGAATGTCTCAGAGTCAGCTACAGAGTAAGCCCACCTACATTAGAAGTAAAAAGAGGTAGATACAGACGATTACCTGTTAACGAGAGAATATGTAAATACTGGACAGGAAAATCAGTGGAACATGAAATACACTTTATATTCCATTGCTCACATTATAGCATCGAAAGAGAAAAACTATTAAACCTAGTCAGCAAAATTGTCTCCAGCTTTGTACGTCGCACAGACCTACAaaaacttcattttccactgcacacaaaaaaaagaaatcaaacccaattACAACTGTTCAGATTAGAAGTAGCGCTAGTTGACGACTTCCATTTAACTTTGTGTTAATTTCATTACTgtgtacttatcattatctcattttattgcaattttgcaattagcctccgggaatgaatttgcaataaagttattttcaTATGGTTTTTCGAAAGAACATTTCTGACAGCATATCTACCCAAAGTACCTTCCGTTTGCAAGTGATCTTAATAATCTCTTCtgtatatctaacgttacatcattttcCTACCATTTTCTATATTTCGAATATTATGGATGCCTTTTTACAGATTGATAATATTACAGATCTCTAGCCTTGCTAGTAACAGGAAAAGATGGAGAACACTTGCAGAAGCCCACGCAAAATCAGCCAacctatgatgatgatgactattgctacatttcaaactttacagtgTCGCGCAAAAGGTTTTCCTTCCACACCTTAATGATTACTTAATATTCTACATTCTTTTCAGATTCTGCTCATCAAAACGACCTCCTCTGAGCCGATCGTGGTGCTCACGCCTCCGTGGCTGTGCGGCGATGTGTTCGGACCTTTGCTCGCTCCGGAAAACTTTCCCATCGACCATATCGAACGAGAGAGCGACGACCACGTGACCTTCCGTGAGATCTCGCGAGTTTTCTCCCAGACGGTTTCCCCCAAGCTGCTCATTTCAATCCTTCGAGAGTTCCAGATTTGTCACACGTACGACGGGCAGGATTTCATCTTCCCCAGCCTTCTGCACAAGCTGCCTCCACTCAGAGAAATCTGGAAACCGACCAAGTCCGAGTCTGTCGTCTATTTTGGCTGCCAAGTCGCTTGTAAAGAAACCACGGACGGCTTTTCTCCAGATTTCTTCCCGCGTCTCCAGACAGCTCTGCTGAAAGAACACCCCGGCACCTTTCCCGTCAAACCTGCCATCTGGAAAGACGGCATGATCTTCACAGACGGCAAGAGCGAAGGACTGATAGCGATGTCGCCAGACAACATGGCTTGTAACATCGTTGTGAGGAACCCTGGCGGCTATCGCGAGTACTGCTACTACCTATTGGAACGTCTCCAAAAGAAGTTGAGCAAAGTTCTTGAAGAAAGCAGTCCCGGGACGAGTGTCGTCGAGAGCGTTCTCAGCAGTCGTGCCTTGAAGGAACACAGGAACACTTTCTACACGTACGACCGGAAGGAAGTGCAAGAAGCCGCTCGTGAGAACGGTTCTCTGTCGCACCCTGTCCTCCAGTGGTCTGAGCGAGTCCACGACCTCGTTGTCACACAAGACGGGCCCAATAAGAACACATTCCAGCTCGTTGCAAAGCAACTAAGGATAACGGAGTGGCGGGAACTGGGACGGGAGCTCGGGATGTCGGACTCGACGCTGGATCGCCTGCAGAAGAACTACAGCGGTGACCTGCGGGAGACCGTGTACAGGATGCTGAGCAAGTGGGAGGAGGGGGCTGACAGTTCGTGCAGCGAGGCTCGCGAGAGGTTGTCGGAAGCCCTGGTCGCTGTGCAGAGACGAGACATTGCAGATGTGCTGATGAGCGATGAAAGGTAAGCCAGTATCCTGCGTCCCAGTCTCTTATATTTCCTTACTTCCACACATTTCTCTTCCTTTTAGCGTCTCATGATCGCCTGTGAGCAGTCGACAGAGGTCGTACAAAACATTGTGGCAAAAAAAGACTAATGATCAACTTGTGTTCATGACTTTAAAGTGAAGCTCTAAACTATAATATCCAAGCAGGTTTATGAATGTAGCTTGTTGTGGCGTTTTTGTCTTTGTAGTGGTGAACACTTTTCAATATTCCCTGTGCCTTAccacacacatc
Proteins encoded in this region:
- the LOC136444009 gene encoding death-associated protein kinase 1-like isoform X1 — encoded protein: METSFFKASREGDVSRLRSYRKEGGDINIKEKGSMRSALHYAASRGKLPAVEWLVSKGADVNAKDALRRTPLHEAAAKGRVKISQILITKGADVNVKDFAAHETPLHSAAGQGRNGVVELLLAKGGVVNATDEELQTPLHRSAQGGHVRATQILLFNGGSINIIDKAENAPVHCAAAGDHIEAVKLLLGQGADVFARNKENQSPLDVSGSQSVRKLIRARQKQIDRQIMQHDLLSKDGGVKVNKIKLIVCGDEATGKSTLIGSLCRTGIKAAFTREKHKQPETNARNPTAGVDVGNLTVPNAGEFAIFDFAGQAEYYVTHAMLMHAKLGVYVTVYNITDDVETQTQQSQRWLRMIKAGNADPSFTPKVVLVGSHGDKIDKQKGMSRAAALLRSMREQFRHQLDISTEAFVLDCEVSQSSDMDRLRKHLAFLKQEVLKDQPELPKLCSEIVRKVPGWCKNNLGGGAPVLRWAEYVQAVKEIDPLVKEDFLLKSTEYLNDIAEILLIKTTSSEPIVVLTPPWLCGDVFGPLLAPENFPIDHIERESDDHVTFREISRVFSQTVSPKLLISILREFQICHTYDGQDFIFPSLLHKLPPLREIWKPTKSESVVYFGCQVACKETTDGFSPDFFPRLQTALLKEHPGTFPVKPAIWKDGMIFTDGKSEGLIAMSPDNMACNIVVRNPGGYREYCYYLLERLQKKLSKVLEESSPGTSVVESVLSSRALKEHRNTFYTYDRKEVQEAARENGSLSHPVLQWSERVHDLVVTQDGPNKNTFQLVAKQLRITEWRELGRELGMSDSTLDRLQKNYSGDLRETVYRMLSKWEEGADSSCSEARERLSEALVAVQRRDIADVLMSDESGVDSELVQPQTLQRVAESLQLQDCRKLGRTLGLSDAQLDCIEHRFPHNLAEQQYQILVAWRQQSGSAAYRHTLATALEDIGRLDVAEEIQDDE
- the LOC136444009 gene encoding death-associated protein kinase 1-like isoform X2, coding for METSFFKASREGDVSRLRSYRKEGGDINIKEKGSLRRTPLHEAAAKGRVKISQILITKGADVNVKDFAAHETPLHSAAGQGRNGVVELLLAKGGVVNATDEELQTPLHRSAQGGHVRATQILLFNGGSINIIDKAENAPVHCAAAGDHIEAVKLLLGQGADVFARNKENQSPLDVSGSQSVRKLIRARQKQIDRQIMQHDLLSKDGGVKVNKIKLIVCGDEATGKSTLIGSLCRTGIKAAFTREKHKQPETNARNPTAGVDVGNLTVPNAGEFAIFDFAGQAEYYVTHAMLMHAKLGVYVTVYNITDDVETQTQQSQRWLRMIKAGNADPSFTPKVVLVGSHGDKIDKQKGMSRAAALLRSMREQFRHQLDISTEAFVLDCEVSQSSDMDRLRKHLAFLKQEVLKDQPELPKLCSEIVRKVPGWCKNNLGGGAPVLRWAEYVQAVKEIDPLVKEDFLLKSTEYLNDIAEILLIKTTSSEPIVVLTPPWLCGDVFGPLLAPENFPIDHIERESDDHVTFREISRVFSQTVSPKLLISILREFQICHTYDGQDFIFPSLLHKLPPLREIWKPTKSESVVYFGCQVACKETTDGFSPDFFPRLQTALLKEHPGTFPVKPAIWKDGMIFTDGKSEGLIAMSPDNMACNIVVRNPGGYREYCYYLLERLQKKLSKVLEESSPGTSVVESVLSSRALKEHRNTFYTYDRKEVQEAARENGSLSHPVLQWSERVHDLVVTQDGPNKNTFQLVAKQLRITEWRELGRELGMSDSTLDRLQKNYSGDLRETVYRMLSKWEEGADSSCSEARERLSEALVAVQRRDIADVLMSDESGVDSELVQPQTLQRVAESLQLQDCRKLGRTLGLSDAQLDCIEHRFPHNLAEQQYQILVAWRQQSGSAAYRHTLATALEDIGRLDVAEEIQDDE